A region from the Desulfatiglans sp. genome encodes:
- a CDS encoding HlyD family efflux transporter periplasmic adaptor subunit has product MDRKIEKKWLPLKKVIPIIMICLLIIFLGFQVISRSGTTRLRVDPSRITMSEVKYGEFQEYYPFDGTVIPLTSVYLDVEQGGRVEEIFVEGGKPIQKGDLILRFSNTTLQTNLINTENSLLENLDRQRNTQLQLAKDKLTRKEALLNLTYETIKLEKQYKRYSVLNVEKIGISEEDYETLSDQLEYKKAQMEFQKERNKQEDLIGDEQLAQAKKAIERINLSLDLLTKQIESLNVKAPISGYLSSISAEIGQNIIPGQRIGQIDILDKFKIRAGVDQYYNSKVTVGVKGRFTLDNKSYGVEVTKIYPEVINNLFTVDMAFSGEVPDGIKRGQTLTVELSFGEPGQSLMVNKGGFYQQTGGRWVYMISGDGRSAYRADIRLGRQNPRYFEVLEGLKAGDMVITSGYDTFKEADELVFEDAVKLKE; this is encoded by the coding sequence TTGGATCGAAAAATAGAAAAAAAGTGGCTCCCCCTGAAAAAGGTTATCCCGATTATCATGATATGCCTCCTTATCATTTTTCTGGGCTTTCAGGTAATATCTCGATCAGGCACAACAAGGCTCAGGGTTGATCCAAGCAGGATTACCATGTCAGAGGTAAAGTATGGGGAGTTCCAGGAGTATTATCCATTTGATGGTACAGTAATCCCTTTAACCTCAGTATATCTTGATGTGGAGCAGGGAGGCCGTGTAGAAGAGATTTTTGTAGAGGGGGGTAAACCCATTCAAAAGGGTGACCTTATATTGCGGTTTTCCAATACAACCCTTCAGACGAATCTCATAAACACTGAGAACAGCCTGCTTGAAAACCTGGATCGGCAGCGAAACACCCAGCTTCAACTTGCAAAGGATAAACTTACCAGAAAGGAAGCGCTGCTGAACCTCACCTATGAGACCATTAAGCTGGAAAAGCAGTACAAACGCTATAGTGTCCTGAATGTGGAAAAAATAGGTATCTCAGAAGAGGATTATGAGACCCTTTCTGATCAGCTCGAATATAAAAAGGCACAAATGGAGTTTCAGAAAGAGCGTAATAAACAGGAGGATCTTATCGGTGATGAACAACTGGCACAGGCTAAAAAGGCCATAGAGCGTATAAACCTGAGTCTTGATCTCCTTACAAAACAGATAGAAAGCCTGAATGTAAAGGCCCCAATATCCGGGTATCTTTCAAGCATTAGCGCTGAGATCGGGCAAAATATTATCCCTGGCCAGCGCATAGGCCAGATAGATATCCTTGATAAATTTAAGATCAGGGCAGGGGTGGATCAGTATTATAATTCGAAAGTGACAGTAGGGGTAAAAGGCAGGTTTACCCTTGATAATAAAAGTTATGGGGTAGAAGTGACAAAGATATATCCCGAAGTAATAAATAATCTGTTTACAGTAGATATGGCCTTTTCAGGTGAAGTCCCGGATGGCATCAAACGTGGACAAACCCTTACAGTGGAATTAAGCTTCGGTGAACCTGGGCAAAGTCTTATGGTTAATAAGGGAGGTTTTTATCAGCAGACAGGCGGCCGCTGGGTATACATGATATCCGGGGATGGGAGATCAGCCTATAGAGCGGATATTCGCCTTGGCCGCCAGAACCCGCGGTATTTTGAGGTTTTAGAAGGATTAAAAGCAGGGGATATGGTAATTACGTCAGGTTATGATACGTTCAAGGAAGCGGATGAGTTGGTGTTTGAGGATGCGGTAAAACTAAAAGAATGA